The Mycolicibacterium mageritense genome contains a region encoding:
- a CDS encoding class I SAM-dependent methyltransferase, whose amino-acid sequence MPDSKPTLWATGRYEAVAERIASIAAEVVAAVDRRKTVRDAAVIDLACGTGSAALAAAGAGARVTGVDLTAELVDIAAARPGADAVTWVVADAADTGLPDAGFDAAVSNMGIIFVEPESLLGEVARLVRPGGVFGFSSWIRDDAGNPFYNPIVETLGQPPASGYSPDQWGEPDVVAARLAAAFDGIEIEKRVHTWQFDSLPAALHFLKHESPMHVDLLHNLEDPQRTQLVQAFERAFGEHTDSAGRVSFPSPYLVATARRT is encoded by the coding sequence GTGCCTGACTCCAAGCCGACCCTCTGGGCCACCGGCCGCTATGAAGCTGTCGCGGAACGCATTGCGTCCATCGCGGCCGAGGTCGTCGCCGCGGTCGACCGGCGCAAGACGGTGCGCGACGCCGCTGTCATCGACCTGGCGTGCGGCACCGGCAGTGCGGCACTGGCCGCGGCCGGTGCGGGCGCGCGTGTCACGGGCGTCGACCTGACCGCCGAACTCGTCGACATCGCCGCGGCCCGGCCCGGCGCCGACGCCGTCACCTGGGTGGTGGCCGACGCCGCCGACACGGGCCTGCCCGACGCCGGCTTCGATGCCGCGGTGTCCAACATGGGCATCATCTTCGTCGAACCGGAGAGCCTTCTCGGCGAGGTTGCCCGGCTGGTGCGGCCGGGCGGCGTGTTCGGGTTCTCGTCGTGGATTCGTGATGACGCGGGCAACCCGTTCTACAACCCGATCGTCGAGACGCTGGGCCAACCGCCCGCGTCGGGTTATTCCCCCGACCAGTGGGGCGAGCCCGACGTCGTGGCGGCGCGGCTGGCCGCTGCGTTCGACGGCATCGAGATCGAAAAGCGCGTGCACACGTGGCAATTCGATTCCCTGCCGGCGGCGTTGCACTTTCTCAAGCACGAGTCGCCCATGCACGTCGACCTGCTGCACAACCTAGAGGATCCGCAGCGCACGCAACTGGTGCAGGCCTTCGAGCGGGCCTTCGGCGAGCACACCGACAGCGCGGGCCGGGTGTCGTTCCCGAGCCCCTACCTCGTGGCGACCGCGCGGCGCACGTGA
- the aroA gene encoding 3-phosphoshikimate 1-carboxyvinyltransferase: MDERAREEQGQHWPAPSTTSPVDATVTVPGSKSLTNRALVLAALATPQGTSTVSGALRSRDTDLMIEAIRTLGVTVTGDGTELTVAGRIDPAPGARVDCGLAGTVLRFVPPVAALGTASVTFDGDEQARARPITPLLAGLGGLGVHIDGSGLPFVVRGRGTVGGGTVEIDASASSQFVSGLLLSGAAFTEGLTVVHTGESVPSAPHVAMTVAMLRDAGVQVDDATPNRWQVAPGPVAARTWHIEPDLSNATPFLAAALVTGGTVRIAGWPKDSIQPADTILGLVRAVDAVVHQHDSHLEVTGSAGYGGFEADLHDVGELAPTVAALAALARPGSTSRLRGIAHLRGHETDRLAALSAEINGLGGDCAETEDGLLITARPLHGGLWRSYADHRMATAGAIVGLRTPGVEVDNIATTAKTLPDFPRMWADMLAGASR; this comes from the coding sequence GTGGACGAACGCGCACGCGAGGAGCAAGGACAACACTGGCCTGCCCCGTCGACGACCAGCCCTGTCGATGCGACCGTGACCGTGCCCGGCTCCAAGTCGCTGACCAACCGGGCCCTGGTTCTCGCCGCCCTGGCCACCCCGCAGGGCACCTCGACCGTCTCCGGCGCGCTGCGCAGCCGCGACACCGACCTCATGATCGAGGCGATCCGCACGCTTGGCGTGACGGTCACCGGTGACGGCACCGAGTTGACGGTCGCCGGCCGGATCGACCCGGCGCCCGGTGCGCGCGTGGATTGCGGACTGGCGGGCACCGTGCTGCGGTTCGTCCCACCGGTGGCCGCATTGGGCACCGCATCGGTGACCTTCGACGGCGACGAGCAGGCTCGCGCCCGGCCGATCACGCCGCTGCTCGCAGGTCTCGGCGGTCTGGGCGTGCACATCGACGGCTCCGGCCTCCCGTTCGTCGTTCGGGGGCGCGGCACGGTCGGCGGCGGCACGGTGGAGATCGACGCGTCGGCGTCGTCACAGTTCGTTTCCGGGCTGCTGCTGTCGGGTGCGGCGTTCACCGAGGGCCTGACCGTCGTGCACACGGGCGAGTCGGTGCCGTCGGCCCCGCACGTCGCGATGACGGTGGCCATGCTGCGCGACGCCGGAGTACAGGTCGACGACGCCACACCCAATCGCTGGCAGGTGGCGCCCGGCCCGGTGGCGGCCCGCACGTGGCACATCGAACCGGATCTGTCGAACGCCACACCGTTCCTGGCGGCAGCGCTGGTGACCGGGGGAACCGTGCGGATCGCCGGCTGGCCCAAGGACAGCATCCAGCCCGCCGACACCATCCTCGGGCTGGTGCGGGCCGTCGACGCCGTTGTCCACCAACATGATTCGCACCTCGAAGTCACGGGATCGGCGGGCTACGGAGGCTTCGAGGCCGACCTGCACGATGTCGGCGAGCTGGCGCCCACGGTGGCAGCGCTCGCGGCCCTGGCCCGCCCCGGCTCGACGTCACGCCTGCGGGGCATCGCGCATCTGCGCGGCCACGAGACCGACCGGCTCGCGGCGTTGAGCGCCGAGATCAACGGCCTCGGCGGCGATTGCGCCGAAACCGAGGACGGGCTGCTGATCACCGCGCGGCCGCTGCACGGCGGGCTGTGGCGGTCCTACGCCGATCATCGGATGGCGACCGCGGGCGCCATCGTCGGACTGCGGACGCCCGGCGTCGAGGTGGACAACATCGCCACGACCGCCAAGACACTGCCCGATTTCCCGCGGATGTGGGCGGACATGCTGGCGGGCGCCTCACGTTGA
- a CDS encoding TetR/AcrR family transcriptional regulator has product MPSEQESTTRPRLTSRGVATRNRIVVAAAELMYVKGVAATTIDEVLAAGAASKSQFYQHFDDKSELVYEVITLRADEILSWQRLRLEKVDTLRGLEQWRDAMVQRCTLRRGLWGCELGSLAAELSDSDDKARVSLAEHFAQWRDLLAAALERIRDGGALRADIDAKGLATGLLAAVEGGYLLSQTAHDPRLMQSSLNMAIDHIKSYQTV; this is encoded by the coding sequence GTGCCGTCCGAACAGGAGTCCACGACGCGGCCGCGGTTGACGTCGCGGGGCGTGGCGACCCGCAATCGCATCGTGGTGGCCGCGGCCGAGTTGATGTATGTGAAAGGCGTCGCGGCAACGACCATCGACGAGGTGCTGGCCGCCGGCGCAGCCAGCAAGTCGCAGTTCTACCAGCACTTCGACGACAAGTCGGAATTGGTGTACGAGGTCATCACGCTGCGTGCGGACGAGATCCTGTCCTGGCAGCGGCTGCGGCTGGAGAAGGTCGACACGCTGCGCGGTTTGGAACAGTGGCGAGACGCCATGGTCCAACGGTGCACCCTGCGCCGTGGCCTGTGGGGATGTGAGCTCGGCTCGCTCGCGGCCGAACTGTCCGACAGCGACGACAAGGCCCGCGTGTCGTTGGCCGAGCACTTCGCGCAGTGGCGGGATCTTCTGGCGGCGGCTCTGGAGCGCATCCGCGACGGCGGCGCGTTGCGCGCTGACATCGACGCGAAGGGGCTCGCCACCGGGTTGCTGGCTGCGGTCGAGGGCGGCTATCTGCTGTCGCAGACCGCCCACGACCCGCGCCTCATGCAGTCCTCACTCAATATGGCGATCGACCACATCAAGTCGTATCAGACTGTCTGA
- a CDS encoding N5-glutamine methyltransferase family protein has product MSELLEPGVVDALGTDLRSAGYSVDGVAEMLGADANAALGRGVWWPALRASGGAPEHRRRLATLVRLFLLGTDEPADRVEAALPSVSLAALAANGVVDVSSGTARAILDIRPHSDGERDHLVVSDQDAALRSAPLRSDHVLGIGGASISLARAVIRTPVQRALDLGTGCGIQALHLDSHCAEVVATDTNQRALSLAAATARLNGMSWELRHGSLFEPVAGERFDLIVSNPPFVVGSGTRDYIYRDSGVAGDGLCRQLVEQIGDHLNPGGTAQVMANWIVREGDWRDRMRGWLAGTGLHAWVVQRELADPLSYVSLWLADAGETPEAAARRGGEWLDWFAEQGIVGVGMGLISLRVPRPGEAPEQILEEITDEPITGTEVDAFFARRAYLRDTTDAELLAARLSTAPVFLEEQSLPGPDGWQQVGAAVRRPGGPGAVIGVDEVLRALLAGCRGEVPLGTLIELLATHHGVDTDALAAAALPEVREAIGRGILYQAQ; this is encoded by the coding sequence TTGAGCGAGCTTCTGGAACCCGGCGTGGTCGACGCGCTGGGCACCGACCTTCGGTCGGCGGGCTACTCGGTCGACGGCGTGGCCGAGATGTTGGGTGCCGACGCGAACGCGGCGTTGGGCAGGGGAGTGTGGTGGCCCGCGCTGCGTGCCAGCGGTGGCGCACCCGAGCATCGGCGCAGGCTGGCGACGCTGGTGCGGCTGTTCCTGCTCGGTACCGACGAGCCCGCCGACCGCGTCGAGGCCGCGCTGCCGTCGGTGAGCCTGGCCGCACTCGCGGCCAACGGCGTGGTCGACGTGTCGTCCGGCACTGCTCGCGCGATCCTCGACATCCGTCCGCACAGCGACGGCGAGCGCGATCATCTCGTCGTCTCGGATCAGGACGCCGCGCTGCGCAGCGCGCCGCTGCGCAGCGATCACGTGCTGGGCATCGGCGGAGCGTCGATCTCACTGGCCCGCGCCGTGATCCGTACGCCCGTGCAGCGCGCGCTGGACCTCGGCACGGGCTGCGGCATCCAGGCGTTGCACCTCGACTCTCACTGCGCCGAGGTGGTCGCGACCGACACCAACCAACGCGCGTTGTCGCTCGCCGCGGCGACCGCGCGACTCAACGGCATGTCGTGGGAGCTGCGCCACGGCAGCCTGTTCGAACCGGTGGCCGGTGAACGCTTCGACCTCATAGTGTCCAACCCGCCGTTCGTCGTGGGCTCGGGCACCCGCGACTACATCTATCGCGACTCCGGGGTGGCCGGGGATGGGTTGTGCCGGCAGCTCGTCGAACAGATCGGCGACCACCTGAATCCCGGTGGCACCGCCCAGGTGATGGCCAACTGGATTGTCCGCGAAGGTGATTGGCGCGACCGGATGCGCGGATGGCTGGCAGGCACCGGCCTGCACGCCTGGGTGGTCCAGCGTGAGCTGGCCGACCCGCTGAGCTACGTATCGCTGTGGCTGGCCGATGCCGGCGAGACCCCCGAGGCTGCCGCACGGCGGGGCGGCGAATGGCTGGACTGGTTCGCCGAGCAGGGCATCGTCGGCGTCGGGATGGGGCTGATCTCGTTGCGCGTGCCCCGCCCCGGTGAGGCGCCCGAGCAGATCCTGGAAGAGATCACCGACGAACCGATCACCGGAACCGAAGTCGACGCCTTCTTCGCGCGGCGGGCCTACCTGCGGGACACCACCGATGCCGAGCTGCTGGCGGCGCGACTGTCGACCGCGCCGGTTTTCCTGGAGGAGCAATCGTTGCCAGGGCCCGACGGATGGCAGCAGGTGGGTGCAGCGGTGCGCCGCCCTGGCGGGCCGGGCGCGGTGATCGGGGTCGACGAAGTGCTGCGGGCGCTGCTCGCCGGATGCCGCGGCGAAGTCCCCCTGGGGACGCTCATCGAGCTGCTGGCGACGCACCACGGTGTCGACACCGACGCGCTGGCGGCAGCCGCACTGCCCGAGGTCCGGGAAGCCATCGGGCGCGGGATCCTCTACCAGGCGCAATAA
- a CDS encoding SOS response-associated peptidase — protein sequence MCGRFAVTTDPALLAQKIQAIDESTSAGGNAGDKDTPGPNYNVAPTTTISSVVKRHTEPDDESTRRVRSMRWGLVPPWVKTAEDGSPDNKGPLLINARADKVTTSPAFRNSAKNKRCLIPMDGWYEWKPNPAAGTKKVAKTPFYMYGADGELLFMAGLWSTWRPAGAPKDSTPLLSCTIITTDAAGPLADIHDRMPLTISERDWDRWLDPDAPIDEGLLRGHGDLDRIAIREVSRLVNSVRNNGPELIEPAEPESALF from the coding sequence ATGTGTGGACGTTTCGCGGTGACGACCGATCCGGCGCTGCTGGCGCAGAAGATCCAGGCGATCGACGAGAGCACGAGTGCCGGTGGCAATGCCGGTGACAAGGACACGCCGGGCCCCAACTACAACGTGGCGCCGACCACGACCATCAGCAGCGTGGTCAAACGCCACACCGAACCCGACGACGAATCGACACGGCGCGTGCGGTCGATGCGCTGGGGCCTGGTCCCACCGTGGGTCAAGACCGCCGAGGACGGTTCGCCCGACAACAAGGGCCCGCTGCTGATCAACGCCAGGGCCGACAAGGTGACCACGTCGCCGGCGTTCCGGAACTCGGCGAAGAACAAGCGCTGCCTCATTCCGATGGACGGCTGGTACGAGTGGAAGCCCAATCCGGCCGCGGGCACCAAGAAGGTCGCCAAGACGCCGTTCTACATGTACGGCGCCGACGGCGAGCTGTTGTTCATGGCGGGCCTGTGGTCCACGTGGCGGCCTGCCGGCGCGCCGAAGGACTCGACGCCGCTGCTGAGCTGCACGATCATCACCACCGATGCCGCGGGCCCGCTCGCCGACATCCACGACCGCATGCCGCTGACCATCAGCGAGCGCGACTGGGACCGCTGGCTCGACCCCGACGCCCCGATCGACGAAGGCCTGCTGCGGGGCCACGGCGATCTGGACCGCATCGCGATCCGCGAGGTGTCGCGATTGGTCAACAGTGTCCGCAACAACGGCCCCGAACTCATCGAGCCTGCCGAACCCGAGTCGGCACTGTTTTGA
- a CDS encoding SDR family oxidoreductase: MATYVLTGSASGLGAATKTRLEADGHRVIGVDLRDADVTVDLSTADGRAEAVARVTEMADGRIDGFVPFAGLAAATGRPARLLIAVNYFGAIELLEGLRPLLAAGENSSVVLISSNSTTSQPNWPIEMAEACLAGDGELANTIADSFGDFGALQAYPATKAALAYYARTRSAEYIADGIRLNAIAPGLIDTPMTQEGRKDPLTGEAMEQFLKTIPAGRGGRPEEVASLVAYLLGPDAGYFVGSVIFVDGGTDAAFRGKDWPRVWQLDR, encoded by the coding sequence GTGGCTACCTACGTTCTCACCGGCAGCGCCTCGGGACTCGGCGCGGCTACCAAGACCCGACTGGAGGCCGACGGCCATCGCGTGATCGGCGTCGACCTGAGGGATGCCGACGTGACGGTCGACCTGAGTACCGCCGACGGCCGCGCCGAGGCCGTCGCACGGGTCACCGAGATGGCCGACGGCCGGATCGACGGTTTCGTGCCGTTCGCCGGCCTGGCCGCGGCGACCGGACGCCCGGCACGGCTGCTGATCGCCGTCAACTACTTCGGTGCGATCGAGCTGCTCGAGGGGCTGCGGCCGCTGCTGGCCGCCGGGGAGAATTCCTCCGTCGTGCTGATCAGCTCTAATTCGACGACCAGTCAACCGAACTGGCCGATCGAGATGGCGGAGGCCTGCCTGGCGGGCGACGGGGAGCTCGCGAACACCATCGCCGACTCGTTCGGCGATTTCGGCGCCCTGCAGGCGTACCCGGCGACCAAGGCCGCGCTCGCGTACTACGCGCGCACCAGGTCGGCCGAGTACATCGCCGACGGCATCCGGCTCAACGCGATAGCGCCCGGACTCATCGACACCCCGATGACCCAGGAGGGCCGCAAAGACCCCCTCACGGGCGAGGCGATGGAGCAGTTCCTCAAGACCATCCCGGCCGGGCGCGGCGGCCGCCCGGAGGAGGTCGCGTCGTTGGTGGCGTACCTGCTCGGACCCGACGCGGGTTACTTCGTCGGCTCGGTCATCTTCGTCGACGGCGGTACCGACGCCGCGTTCCGCGGCAAGGACTGGCCCAGGGTGTGGCAGCTCGACAGGTGA
- the rsgA gene encoding ribosome small subunit-dependent GTPase A codes for MSARGTRDYDESDVRIRPGRGTRPRTKTRPDHADARSAMVVAVDRGRWGCALDGDPAQRVTAMRARELGRTPIVVGDDVDVVGDLSGRPDTLARIVRRGERRTVLRRTADDTDPTERVVVANADQLLIVVALADPPPRTGLVERALIAAYAGGLKPILCLTKSDLAPPEPFAAQFADLDLTVVTAGRDDPLDAVAPLLTDQVTVLLGHSGVGKSTLVNRLVPEADRATGEVSGVGKGKHTSTQSVALPLDGEGWVIDTPGIRSFGLAHIEPDDVLLAFSDLAETIADCPRGCGHMGPPADPECALDTLSGPAAGRVAAARRLLAALKDA; via the coding sequence TTGAGCGCACGGGGCACTCGGGACTACGACGAGTCCGACGTCCGGATCAGACCGGGTCGGGGCACGCGTCCGCGGACCAAGACCCGCCCCGACCATGCCGACGCCCGTTCGGCGATGGTGGTCGCCGTCGACCGTGGGCGGTGGGGTTGCGCGCTGGACGGCGACCCCGCACAGCGAGTCACCGCGATGCGCGCCCGCGAACTGGGCCGCACGCCGATCGTGGTGGGTGACGACGTGGACGTGGTCGGCGATTTGTCCGGCCGACCCGACACCCTGGCCCGCATCGTGCGCCGCGGCGAACGCCGGACGGTTTTGCGCCGCACCGCCGACGACACCGACCCCACCGAACGCGTTGTGGTCGCCAACGCCGACCAGTTGCTCATCGTGGTGGCGCTGGCCGATCCGCCACCGCGCACCGGGCTTGTCGAGCGCGCGCTGATCGCCGCGTACGCCGGAGGCCTGAAACCGATTCTTTGCCTGACGAAATCGGACCTCGCCCCACCCGAACCGTTCGCCGCGCAGTTCGCCGACCTGGATCTCACCGTGGTCACCGCGGGCCGCGACGACCCGCTGGACGCGGTCGCGCCGTTGTTGACCGACCAGGTCACGGTGTTGCTGGGCCATTCGGGCGTCGGCAAGTCCACACTCGTGAACCGCCTTGTGCCGGAAGCGGATCGGGCAACGGGTGAAGTGTCGGGTGTGGGCAAGGGCAAGCACACGTCGACTCAGTCGGTCGCGCTGCCCCTCGACGGCGAGGGCTGGGTGATCGACACGCCGGGCATCCGGTCGTTCGGGCTGGCGCACATCGAACCCGACGACGTGCTCCTGGCGTTCTCCGACCTGGCCGAGACCATCGCGGACTGTCCCCGAGGCTGCGGGCACATGGGCCCGCCCGCCGACCCGGAATGTGCACTCGACACGCTGTCCGGTCCCGCGGCGGGGCGGGTCGCGGCGGCCCGGCGCCTGTTGGCGGCACTCAAGGACGCTTGA
- a CDS encoding SDR family oxidoreductase, whose translation MSLSGKTMFISGASRGIGLAIAKKAAADGANIALVAKTAEPHPKLEGTIYTAAKEIEEAGGQALPIVGDVRDGDSVAAAVAKAVEQFGGIDLCVNNASAINLGSIEEVPLKRFDLMNGIQIRGTYAVSQACIPHMKGRENPHILTLSPPIRMESKWLKPTAYMMAKYGMTLCALGIAEEMRDAGIASNTLWPRTLVATAAVQNLLGGDEAMARARKPAVYADAAYAIFNRPAREYTGQSLLCEDVLLDSGVTDLSVYDCVPGSDLGVDLWVDTPNPPGYVQP comes from the coding sequence ATGTCGCTCTCTGGGAAGACCATGTTCATCTCCGGTGCCAGCCGCGGTATCGGCCTGGCGATCGCCAAGAAGGCCGCTGCCGACGGCGCCAACATCGCTCTGGTCGCCAAGACCGCCGAGCCCCATCCCAAACTCGAAGGCACCATCTACACGGCCGCCAAGGAGATCGAGGAGGCCGGCGGACAGGCCCTGCCCATCGTCGGCGACGTCCGTGACGGTGACTCTGTGGCCGCCGCCGTGGCCAAGGCCGTCGAGCAGTTCGGCGGGATCGACCTGTGCGTCAACAACGCCTCGGCCATCAACCTCGGCTCGATCGAGGAGGTGCCGCTCAAGCGCTTCGACCTGATGAACGGCATCCAGATCCGCGGTACCTACGCCGTCTCGCAGGCCTGCATCCCCCACATGAAGGGCCGCGAGAACCCGCACATCCTGACGCTCTCGCCGCCGATCCGGATGGAATCGAAGTGGCTCAAGCCGACCGCCTACATGATGGCCAAGTACGGGATGACGCTGTGCGCGTTGGGCATTGCCGAAGAGATGCGCGATGCCGGCATCGCGTCGAACACGCTGTGGCCGCGCACCCTGGTCGCCACCGCCGCGGTGCAGAACCTGCTGGGCGGCGACGAGGCCATGGCCCGGGCCCGCAAGCCCGCCGTGTACGCCGATGCCGCGTACGCGATCTTCAACAGGCCCGCGCGCGAATACACGGGCCAGAGCCTGCTGTGCGAAGACGTGCTGCTGGATTCCGGCGTGACCGATCTGTCGGTGTACGACTGCGTGCCCGGCTCGGATCTCGGCGTCGACCTGTGGGTGGACACCCCCAACCCGCCGGGATACGTCCAGCCGTAA
- a CDS encoding LysR substrate-binding domain-containing protein produces MELRHLRYFVAVGEELHFGRAADRLHIAQPPLSQQIRQLERELGVSLLTRTTRSVELTPAGRAYLQRAIEILDAVGDAGGQARRIAAGVEGRLVIGCVGSATYSLLPQLVRALGESLPGVEVGLRGEMLAPAQLEALRSGALDLALLRPPVVGEGIFTETVRRDRLLVALPTNHSLAGQTELTVAALRDEDFVVHAGHGRSTMSNLVENICADAGFVPRVRQEVSETSTLVTLVAAGLGVAIVPDPTAALDIAGVRYVPLAPAALGIDLVAAGAQRSPLIDNVLAVLRDVAHRV; encoded by the coding sequence GTGGAGTTGCGTCATCTGCGCTACTTCGTCGCGGTCGGCGAGGAGTTGCACTTCGGCCGGGCCGCCGACCGGCTGCACATCGCCCAGCCGCCACTGTCCCAACAGATCCGTCAGCTCGAGCGCGAGCTCGGCGTATCGCTGCTGACGCGCACGACCCGCAGCGTCGAACTCACCCCGGCCGGTCGCGCCTACCTGCAGCGCGCGATCGAAATCCTCGACGCCGTGGGCGACGCGGGCGGCCAGGCCCGGCGTATCGCCGCAGGCGTGGAGGGCCGCCTGGTGATCGGTTGTGTCGGCTCGGCCACCTACTCGCTGCTGCCGCAACTCGTGCGGGCCCTCGGCGAATCGTTGCCGGGCGTGGAGGTCGGCCTGCGCGGCGAGATGCTGGCCCCCGCGCAGCTCGAGGCCCTCCGGTCGGGCGCCCTCGACCTCGCGTTGTTGCGCCCGCCGGTCGTCGGCGAAGGCATTTTCACCGAGACCGTGCGCCGCGACCGGCTGTTGGTCGCGCTGCCCACGAACCACAGCCTGGCGGGCCAGACCGAACTGACCGTGGCCGCGCTGCGCGACGAGGATTTCGTCGTGCATGCCGGACACGGCCGGTCGACGATGAGCAACCTCGTCGAGAACATCTGCGCCGATGCCGGATTCGTGCCGCGCGTGCGGCAAGAGGTCTCAGAGACGTCGACCTTGGTCACCTTGGTGGCGGCCGGCCTCGGCGTCGCGATCGTGCCCGACCCGACAGCGGCGCTCGACATCGCCGGGGTCCGCTACGTGCCGTTGGCACCCGCCGCGCTCGGCATCGACCTGGTGGCCGCCGGCGCGCAACGCTCGCCACTGATCGACAACGTGCTTGCGGTCTTGCGAGACGTCGCGCATAGGGTGTGA
- a CDS encoding enoyl-CoA hydratase/isomerase family protein has translation MSEALYRSMVADGDDPDAPRRVRVEHRGDRALVTLDEPDRLNVLSAPLVRQLRLALADLVADNDIRAVVLTGADPGFSAGGDLRMMRAAIDNRYRAEGTADVWRWIRREFGGIARLIAGSDTIFVAALNGPAAGVGLAWALTCDLTIASERAVIVPAFARLGLIPEVGTSWALTRRLGYQGALAYYLKGEHIDAEAARRLGLVHEVVPHDRLLAAADDWCSRVAALPPHAVAMAKPLLRSAADASWNDALTLEEFAEPTCFTTAAFAESVETMLR, from the coding sequence ATGAGTGAAGCCCTGTATCGCAGCATGGTGGCCGACGGCGACGATCCGGACGCGCCACGGCGCGTCAGGGTCGAGCACCGCGGCGACCGCGCGCTGGTCACGCTCGACGAACCCGACCGGCTCAACGTGTTGTCCGCGCCGTTGGTCCGTCAGTTGCGCCTGGCGCTGGCGGATCTGGTGGCCGACAACGACATTCGTGCCGTGGTGCTGACCGGAGCGGATCCGGGCTTCAGTGCGGGCGGTGACCTGCGGATGATGCGGGCTGCTATCGACAACCGGTACCGGGCCGAGGGCACGGCAGACGTGTGGCGGTGGATCCGGCGCGAATTCGGCGGTATCGCCCGGTTGATCGCCGGCTCGGACACCATCTTCGTGGCCGCGCTCAACGGCCCCGCGGCGGGCGTCGGGCTGGCCTGGGCGCTGACCTGCGACCTGACCATCGCGAGCGAGCGGGCCGTCATCGTGCCCGCTTTCGCGCGGCTCGGCCTGATTCCGGAGGTCGGTACCAGCTGGGCGCTGACCCGGCGGCTGGGCTACCAGGGAGCGTTGGCCTACTACCTCAAAGGCGAGCACATCGACGCCGAGGCCGCCCGGCGGCTTGGCCTCGTGCACGAGGTGGTTCCCCACGACCGGCTGCTCGCGGCGGCCGACGACTGGTGTTCGCGCGTCGCCGCGCTGCCGCCGCACGCCGTCGCGATGGCGAAACCACTGCTGCGCTCGGCGGCCGACGCCAGCTGGAACGACGCCCTCACGCTCGAGGAGTTCGCGGAACCGACCTGCTTCACCACTGCCGCGTTCGCCGAGAGCGTCGAGACCATGCTGCGGTAG
- a CDS encoding TetR/AcrR family transcriptional regulator: MSPSNGRNARDRLLTVARRRFAADGTIAPTLDELRREAGVSVGSLYHHFPDKPALAAAVYAQVMAEYQAGFVAMLRAQDSAEAGIRGGVRHHLNWVAEHRGEAALLLGDRLDSAALRAANRDFFAAIGDWWRPHHTYGVLVSIQPAVTAALWFGAAQEYARHWLAGNADEMDRTVIETFADAAWNALRDNQIEETSR; this comes from the coding sequence GTGTCGCCGTCGAATGGCAGAAATGCCCGGGACCGGTTGCTGACGGTCGCGCGGCGGCGGTTCGCGGCCGACGGCACGATCGCCCCCACCCTCGACGAGCTGCGTCGCGAAGCCGGTGTCAGCGTCGGATCGCTGTATCACCACTTTCCCGACAAACCGGCGCTGGCGGCCGCGGTCTACGCGCAGGTCATGGCCGAATATCAGGCCGGCTTCGTGGCGATGCTGCGGGCCCAGGACTCCGCCGAGGCCGGGATCCGTGGCGGTGTGCGGCACCACTTGAACTGGGTTGCAGAACACCGCGGCGAGGCCGCGCTGCTTCTGGGTGACCGCCTCGACAGTGCCGCACTGCGGGCCGCCAACCGGGACTTCTTCGCAGCCATCGGCGATTGGTGGCGCCCGCACCACACCTACGGCGTGCTGGTCTCCATCCAGCCCGCCGTCACAGCAGCCCTGTGGTTCGGCGCGGCCCAGGAGTACGCGAGGCACTGGCTGGCGGGCAACGCCGACGAGATGGACCGCACGGTCATCGAGACGTTCGCCGATGCGGCCTGGAACGCATTGCGGGACAACCAGATCGAGGAGACGAGCAGATGA